The genomic window CCGAACTGCTTCATCAGCCGCCAATCGAGGAGGACCTGGTACTCCTTGACCGTGCCGCCGAACCCGGTGACGTCGATCACGCCCGGGACCTGCTTGAGCTGCCGGGTCAGCACCCAGTCCTGCACCGCCTTGAGCTGGTTCAGGTTGTAGGCCGGCCCCTCCAGGACGTAGCGGACGATCTCACCCGTGGGGCTCCAGGGCGAGAGGCCGGGCGTCACCCCCTGGGGCAGGCCCGAGGTGAACCCCAGCCGGTTGATGACCTCCTGCCGGGCCTGCCAGTAATCCACCCCATACTCGAACACGCACTTGATGTCGTTGAGCCCGGCCAGCGACGTGCTCCGCATGTACTTCAGCCCGTGCATCCCGTTGAGCGCCGTCTCGATCGGGATGCCGACGAGCCGCTCCATCTCCTCGGGGCTGGCGCCGGGATTCTGGGTGATGACCTCCACCAGCGGCGGCGTCGGGTCGGGGTACGCCTCGACGTCGAGGTTGCTCGCCGAGTAGAGCCCGAGGGCCACCAGGGCGGCCACCGCGAGCAGCACCACCATCCGGTTGTGCAGGCTCCAGGTGATCAGGTAGCGGACCATGACAGCCCTCTTCGGCCGCACTGGGGCGGGCTCGTTGGGCCGGGGCCGGGCCGGCGATCATGGCGGCTCACAGCACCGTGCGGAAGTACTCGAGGGTGCGACGGAGGCCGTCGGCACGCTCCACGGTCGGGTTCCAGCCCAGCAGCGTCTGGGCCTTCGTGATGTCCGGCTTGCGGCGCTTCGGGTCGTCCTCCGGCAGGTCCACGTAGACGACCCGGCTCGCCGTGCCCTCCACCAGGTCGATGATCTCCTGCGCGAGCTGCGCCACGGTAATCTCCGACGGGTTGCCGATGTTGACGGGCAGGGGGTGGTCCGACTGCAGGAGCCGGTAGATGCCGTCGACCAGGTCGCTCACGTAGCAGAAGCTGCGCGTCTGCTCGCCCTTGCCGTAGATCGTGATCGGCTCGCCCTTGAGGGCCTGACTCATGAAGTTCGGCAGCACGCGCCCGTCGTTCAGCCGCATCCGCGGGCCGTAGGTGTTGAAGATCCGGACGATGCGCGTCTGCACCCCATGGTAGCGGTGGTAGGCCATCGTGATGGCCTCGGCGAACCGCTTCGCCTCGTCGTAGCAGCCCCGCGGGCCGATCGGATTGACGTGGCCCCAGTAGTCCTCGCGCTGGGGGTGGACGTCGGGGTCGCCGTACACCTCGGACGTGCTCGCCAGGAGGAACCGCGCCCCCTTGGCCTTGGCCAGCCCCAGGGCATTGTGGGTGCCCAGCGACCCGACCTTGAGGGTCGGGATCGGGTGGGCCAGGTAATCGGCCGGGCTGGCCGGGCTCGCGAAGTGGAGCACCGCATCCACCGGGCCGTCGACCTCGACGGGATCGGAGATGTTGTGCTCGACGAACCGGAACCGCGGATTGCCCGAGAGGTGCTCGAAGTTCCTGCGGCTGCCCGTCAGCAGGTTGTCCACGCAGAGGACCTCGTGCCCCTCCGCCAGGAACCGGTCGCAGAGATGAGACCCGACGAAGCCGGCGCCCCCGGTGATCACTGTCCGCATGTCATGCTCCTGGATCGCCCGGGGCCGGCCGCGACGAGAGATCCCGGCCGCCCCCCGGGCCAGGCTGCCATGATACTGACCCGGCTCAGGACCTGGAACCCGAGGAGCGTCTGCGGCCCGGGGCCGCGGCGATCGTCGCCCGCGGCCCCCGATTCATCCTCCGCGGGCCCGCCGCGCGGGTCTTCCACGATCGTGCCCGGCGCGGGCTTCATGCCTCCCGATCGCCGCCGCCCCGCGCCCGCGACGAGACCTCTCTCGCCCGACGGGCGAGCCGACCGAGGGCACCGGCGAGCCGCGCCCTCCACGAATCCGGCTTGCCGGGCTGACCGTCCTCGGCAACCTTCAGGTCGGACAGCCATTCCTCCAGGTCCATGCCGAAGGGCTGGTAGACGCACGAAAGCCCGTGCTCGCGGAGGGCCCTGAGCATCAGGCCCGCGGCCCTCACGTTGTGCGTGTGGACGATGAAGAGCGTGTCCCGGAACGGCGCGGCGGGCTTCGCGATGATGGTCCTCACGACCTCCATGCCGCAGTCGGCCCGGCAGGAATCCACGTAGACCTCGCCCGCCAGGTCGTGGTCGAGATGCACCTCGTCCCACGGCTCCGCGAGCCGGGCGATGCAATCCTCCGCCGTCTCCACGAGCGCGGCGGTCGGGTTCCGCAGGCGGAAGGCCGCCGTCCGCTCGGGGTCGTCGTCCAGGAACAGGATCCGGCGGCCCCGGGGCTCGCCTCCCGGGCCGCGCCCGTCGCCCCCGGCGTCACGCCCCGGGCAACCCGGCTCCCCGCCAGGCCGAGCATCCTCGGCGTCCCGCCGCTCCGCGTGGCCTCCGGCGGTCGGTCGGGGCGAACCGGTCTCCACGGGGATCCTCCTCGACCGGGGGCGGCCCGGGCCCTCAGCGGCCCGCCGGGCCGGGCGAGCACTCCGCCGCCTCGCGGCCCGCCGGCCCCGCCAGGGGGTACTCGACGATCGGCAGGCCGAGCCGGACGACCTCGTCGAGCCGCAGGTAGCCGGCCGTCACCCTCGCCTCCTCGCGGGCCACGAACTCGGGGTCGAGCTCGTCCCTGGCGAACGGCCCGTCCACCGACACGGCCGGGAAGCCGGGCGCCGCGATGAACTGGGCCAGCACGGGGTTGCACAGGATGTGCCGCTCGGGGAGCCGATGGAGGGACTCGGGCTCGACCTCGCCCAGCACGTAGCGCAGGTAGAGGTCCGACTCCCGGATGCTCTCGACGTCCCGGCCGCACACCTCGCAGCGATAGCCCTCGTCGCACCTCGCCACGTCGTCCCTCCTCCGTCCCCGGCCGTGGGGCCTCGCCCCGGCCCGTTCAGGCCAGGACCTCGGCCATGGTGTAGACCCGCGCGGGCTTGCCGGCCAGGAACTTGGCCGCGTCGATGGCCCCGCGGACGAAGCCGTCGCGATTGAGGGCCCGATGGCTGAGTTCCAGCGACTCGCCCATCAGCCCGAAGATCACCGTGTGGTCCCCCGGGGCGTCCCCGGCCCGGACGGCGTGGATGCCGATCTCGTCCCGGGGCCGCTCGCCCACGAGCCCCTCCCGCCCGTGGACGAGCCGGGAGATCCCGGCGCCCCGGGCCGCGAACTCCGCCAGCCGCAGGGCCGTCCCGCTGGGCGAGTCCTTCTTGTGGCGATGATGACGCTCGACGATCTCGATGTCCACGTCCGGCCC from Aquisphaera giovannonii includes these protein-coding regions:
- a CDS encoding UDP-glucuronic acid decarboxylase family protein, which produces MRTVITGGAGFVGSHLCDRFLAEGHEVLCVDNLLTGSRRNFEHLSGNPRFRFVEHNISDPVEVDGPVDAVLHFASPASPADYLAHPIPTLKVGSLGTHNALGLAKAKGARFLLASTSEVYGDPDVHPQREDYWGHVNPIGPRGCYDEAKRFAEAITMAYHRYHGVQTRIVRIFNTYGPRMRLNDGRVLPNFMSQALKGEPITIYGKGEQTRSFCYVSDLVDGIYRLLQSDHPLPVNIGNPSEITVAQLAQEIIDLVEGTASRVVYVDLPEDDPKRRKPDITKAQTLLGWNPTVERADGLRRTLEYFRTVL
- a CDS encoding cyclic-phosphate processing receiver domain-containing protein, which produces METGSPRPTAGGHAERRDAEDARPGGEPGCPGRDAGGDGRGPGGEPRGRRILFLDDDPERTAAFRLRNPTAALVETAEDCIARLAEPWDEVHLDHDLAGEVYVDSCRADCGMEVVRTIIAKPAAPFRDTLFIVHTHNVRAAGLMLRALREHGLSCVYQPFGMDLEEWLSDLKVAEDGQPGKPDSWRARLAGALGRLARRAREVSSRARGGGDREA